Part of the Arvicanthis niloticus isolate mArvNil1 chromosome 3, mArvNil1.pat.X, whole genome shotgun sequence genome is shown below.
CATCAACatcaaaaaagagaagagagaaaccgATGAAGAAACCAAGCAGATCCTGCGCATGCTGGAGAACGATGATGTGGGTCCCAGTAGCCTGGGGGACAGGCTTCTTTGTAGCTGCTAAAGAGGGCTGTGAGGGAGCCAGGTCAGGGACATCTTCAAGCTTTTGGATACAGGAGCACTAAAGTGGGGTtgagggtgcagctcagtggaGAGAGtgcttgcctctgtgtgtgaAACATATGCATATgctaagaaaagagagagacacaatttCCTGAAATGGGCTGTGACATAGGCACACATGCTGACATTTAATGTGACCCCCACTCTTTGGCAGTTCATCGATGACCCAGGGCTAAAGAATGACACACGGAACATGCCAGTGCAGCTGCCACTAGCTTATTCAGGGTGGCTTTTTAAGGAGGAGAATGAAGAGCCAGATGTTAAGCCTTTTTCGGCTGACCCcaaggaagaagacatggaagtAGATGCGCCTGCTGTCAAAGGTAACCTGTGTCAGCCAACTTCCCTTCTTCCCTAGCTCTCCCTAGAAGCCCTCACGAGACCTTCAAGACTGCTGCTCAGAGTGTCTCCGTTTCCTTCCCACTCAAAAGTACAAATACAGAATCAAGACATAAGCTCCTGCCTCTGTCcacatgtctgtgtaccagtACGCCTGGCCTCAGCTGTGCTGTTTTAGAGAAGTCACACactcttgaatttctttcttgttCCTCTGTGAAACTTCTGGCTGAGCAATAGTGAAGCCCATGGATGTAACAGGTCGGGGACAGAGAGCTGGCTTAGTGGGTAGGGCTGCTTgatatcttttcctttttctcactTTGGGCAGTGAAAGAGGAGCCAcgggatgaggaagaagaggccaAGGTGAAAGCCCCTCCAAGAACAGCCAGGAAGACCCCTGGTCTCCCGAAGGAAGTGTCTGTTGCAGAGCTGCTCAGGGAGTTGAGCCTCATGAAGGATGAAGAGCTGCTGTTCCTTCAGCTGCCTGATACCCTTCCTGGGCAGCCGCCCACTCAGGACATCAAGCCTATCAAGACAGAGGTGCAGGGCGAGGATGGACAGATGGTAGTCATAAAGCAGGAAAAAGACCGGGTATGCTCAAGAGCGAGTTCTGGGAAATTTTTAGGCAACTAGCTCCAGGACACAGCCCTTGATATGAGATTCTGCCTCCACTGCAGTTCTCTCTGGGAAACAGAATAGGATTCATTCATGAAAGCTGTTGCCTAGTAACTACCTGCTGCTTCTCTCCACAGGAAGCCAGGCTAGCAGAGAATGCTTGCACCTTGGCTGACCTAACAGAGGGTCAGGTGGGCAAGCTGCTCATTCGAAAATCGGGGAAGGTGCAGCTCCTCCTGGGCAAGGTGACTCTGGATGTGACCATGGGAACAACCTGTTCGTTCCTTCAGGTATGACCCCTATGGGACAGAGTTTAATACTTGGGGAAGTATTAAACAGCCTGTGCTGAAGTGGAAAGAACTTCTGGGTCACTGCACTGAGggctgggtgtgggtgtgtggttcTCACTGATGTCTCTGTTGAATGACAGGAACTGGTGTCTGTGGGCCTTGGAGACAGCAGGACAGGGGAGATGACAGTCCTGGGACATGTGAAGCACAAACTTGTATGTTCTCCTGATTTTGAATCTCTCTTGGATCACAAACACCGGTGAAATGGACAGATGGAGGAAGATGTTGACTGTGCCATGACCGCGCGTGTTCTCATGCAGCCCAGAAGGCGCCTCCTTAGCGCACCCGATGCAGCCTTTGGGAGCTGTAGTCCCAGTTTCCCCGACTAGGGCCTgtgctgccccctccccccagcagctgtgaatgggaccTCACACAGCATGAGTATGGAAGGCACATCCTCACCTCTGGGAACTTGACcctgctatttattttttatttatgtcttaatCCTCAGCTGACTGCATTCTCCCAGAGAAGGATGGGGCAGGATTCTTTTGGGGAACCATGGGCTACAgggatgggaaggggaggggctcAGGTGGGTAGGAAAGAACAGGGATGTGATGGAACTTGAGATGTAAACTCAGTCCCAATTCACTAGTTTCTAGTTCTGTGTCCTTGAACAAACTACCTAACCTTTCTAAGCCTCATATTCCTCACTGGGAAAACATGAGGATAATGCCTACCTCACAGGGTTGGTGAGAGGATCGAATGGAATGTTGTAGATGAGAACTCCTTGCACAAGATCAAGCATACATTATATAAGGgggtgtgtgtatacacatgcatatatagataTGGATACACGTGTACATACCCATAGGCGCTCAATAAAtgttagtttttctttccttgagtCTATTTCCAAACCGATGAACATTATATTCTGAAGAAGTAAGTGGTTCTGTTCACATCCTTACTTTTATGACTCCATtgcttttaactctttcagtGCTGTGCCTGAGACCtggagcatgctaggcaagtgctctacctctgagccataAGCCCCAGCTCTCATTCATCCTTACTCTGCATCCCATTCCCGCCCTGGGCTGAAGTAATGAATGAATGTTCATGTCAGCTCTTCTGCAGCTTCTGTCCCTTGTCTTAGCCACCTGCTTCTTGTTGGAGTTTCTGTTGGAGGAAATTAGAGGAGTCTCATGGCACCCTGCAGGGCCGCTAGGTGATGTGGTCAGAGGACCACTTACTCTTTCACCCTCTCCTGCAAAGAGTGGCCAGTAGACTAACTCCCATAAAGGTATTGGTCAAGAGAAACATCTGGTCAGAATTCCCGCTACATCTCATCCAATGATGCTTAAAAGAACAGCCTTGGTGAGATTGGGGTTGACATTTGATGGGCATGCTCACACTTTAGAGGCTTGGTGCTTGAGCtgttctcttctgcctccttGTGTCACTAGGTCAGTATGTCATGCCTGGGTCCCACTGCCATGCCTGCTACTTCCTGGGGTCATGCCTGGGTCCCACTGCCATGCCTGCTACTTCCTTCCTGGGGTCATTGTTCTGCCCATGATGCCTGGGAGAACATCCTAGTCAGCAGGGCTGAGGCATTTTCAAGATGGAGGAAAGACACCTTAGCATGTAGCATCTACAGTGATGAAGCCCAGATTCAGTGAGGGCTGCCAGGTGGCTCTAGAACCATTAGGTACTTCTTGCAGTCTCTCTTCTAGTCTGTGGCTTATTGAGCACAACTGGGGCTTTTCCTACAGAGCCTCTTAGGATACCCAACCAGCTACCATGAAGAGATGGAATAGTGACTACATTTTTTAGAACCAGAAGCTCATATTCTGTCAGAAGTGGTATTCCTGTATTTCATCAtggagaacaggaaaggaaggggtTCCCTGGGAGTGTATGCCAAGTATGCTATGAAATCCTGTCAGGTCTAAGGCAGTTTTGATTAGCTCTGGGCTCTAGCCCTTTGTGCTTTTAAATAGCTGATGTACTGCCTTTGGGTGTCTGTAGGATCCTCTCTGTTCTGATCTACAACCTCCTGCTTCCCTCTGCCCCCCTTTTTGGAGTGTCCTTGTGTCTAAAGATGTTTGGTATTTTGCAATCCATAGTTCTTTGGGATTTTAaagtggtggtggttgttttggttttttgtttgtttttgtctttttcttaagTGAGACAATATCtttatgtagctcagtctggcctcaaaGTTTCAACCCTGCCCTGGCCTCCTGAAAACTtcaattataggcatgcaccaacCATGGACAGAAACCCTTGGATTCTTGAGCCTTCCAAGAAGATGCTGTACCACCTCTCACTCACTTCACCATTTAAAATGCCTTACAGTGAAGCTTTCGACTGTGTTAGTTCTCACCACCTGTCTCTAGGTCCCAGATGCACAAGTTAGAGAGCTCATTGGTAGGAAGCTGGAAAAGTGAGACCAGTCTGCTTTCTTGGCTGAGTCTCTGAAGGGAAGCATCCATTTCTACCAACAAATATGTGCAAATaacggggggtggggaggcagttGATACAAGGGTGCAAATGAATGCAAATATATTACTACctgcatctgtgtgtatatatattgtgcTAGAAACAGAACTAAAGActtgttcatttctttgtgtaacaCGGCTCTGTAGGCTTCAGTCAGGCTTGGGATTGACTTCATTTCCACAGGTAAccttggaggggaaaaaaatcacttgtcCACCCtcagtttatttttcttaatttttttaaaaggaagaatgtTATCACCATAGCTCTTTTCgtatagtgtttttatttttaaattaaaagtaaagacttttttttttgagtatcaGACAGATAGGTTCCAATAAGAGACGTGTGACTAGCAAGCTTTTATTAAGTCATACTTTGCTTATGCTTTATAAAACATAGAACCCCTCTGTGATTTCTGCATCTTTTCCCTGCCACACAGACCTTGCTGCCCTATCACAGTGGGCAGGCTGTACTCTCCCTGCAACCCCATGTCTTTTCCCCAGGTCTAGATTCAACTTTCCCCAGATGTTTCTTGGTCTTATTTTTGAAAGCCTTCAGTTCTCTGAGACTGTCTGGCCGCTCTACATAAATTAGCAAACTCAGGTTCAGTGCCCTCCGCTTGTTGCCAGCGTTTAGGATGCTATAGCCAGGAGataggagtttgaggctagcctgtgctacgcAATCAGGTCCAGGTAAATCTAAAACTCACATCTCTGGTGTTTTTTGCTCCTCTTTCCTGATTCCCTTCTCTGCACATCATTtgtcttcctttcatttcttatCTTATCTGATATTCCCACTAGAATATGACTGTAGAACACAGGTGAgtcttacaaattttattttagtacaTAAAATAGTTTCTTGTACATAATGTTCtggtagaaagaataaagaaataacagtGTGCAAATCTCATGTGTTTTGGTCAACACCTACATTTCTAAacaaatatatgagaaaatagGTCCAACTGAAGTGTCACTCCctcttccaggaagaagaaaggatcaGGCCAGCCTTGTGAGTTGGGCTTTAAGGACGTTCAGCCTTTGTGGCTTTGCCTTGTGGGTGTACAAATGGTACTGTGTTTTACCTTAATGTGTCACATAAGCTCATAAATCTCAAAGTGATCATGGAGGGTGGGAATTGCTTTATGTAGACATGTGTTTGCATCCTTGGGACCCATAATGGGTTAACTGAGCTACCTTTGGTTGGCCCTTTGCTGCTGATAGCATGGTTAAAGGCAGGCAGCCTCCATAGGGTGGTGGCTGTATGGTAGTGTTGGAATTGGCTGCCCCTTTGATGGGAATAAGAAGtacctcttttgttttctttgtcttttgaaacaggatttcatgGAGCTCAGACctgctttgaacttgctatgtagtagaAGCTGGCCTTGCACTCCTGATCATCCTTACTTTGCTTCAAAATGCTGGCATTAGAGGCACGTACACCCAGCTGACATAACCCTTTTAGAAACAACTCTTTTAAGATTGCTTCTAGTCTCTCATTAAAATTTAACACATGGGGTCAGGGTGGTGATGtgcttcagtgggtaaagataccTGTTGCCTAGCCTCAAGCCtaagtttaatccctgggacctatctacatggtagaaggagaaagaaacagctgtgtgattctgtctcaaacctcctcacatgtgccatggcatatgCACACccatatatggaaaaataaataaatattaaaagcaaaacacTTGACA
Proteins encoded:
- the Polr3d gene encoding DNA-directed RNA polymerase III subunit RPC4, whose protein sequence is MSEGNASGEPSNPGGPRPLLSGGRGLIGRRPAPPLTPGRLPSIRSRDLTLGGVKKKTFTPNIISRKIKEEPKEEVTMKKEKRERDRDRQREGHGRGRGRPEVIQSHSIFEQGPAEMMKKKGNWNKTVDISDMGPSHIINIKKEKRETDEETKQILRMLENDDFIDDPGLKNDTRNMPVQLPLAYSGWLFKEENEEPDVKPFSADPKEEDMEVDAPAVKVKEEPRDEEEEAKVKAPPRTARKTPGLPKEVSVAELLRELSLMKDEELLFLQLPDTLPGQPPTQDIKPIKTEVQGEDGQMVVIKQEKDREARLAENACTLADLTEGQVGKLLIRKSGKVQLLLGKVTLDVTMGTTCSFLQELVSVGLGDSRTGEMTVLGHVKHKLVCSPDFESLLDHKHR